The proteins below come from a single Malus domestica chromosome 03, GDT2T_hap1 genomic window:
- the LOC103421664 gene encoding receptor-like protein kinase HERK 1 — MMGCFKFDLFIWVLSLLCLGLLCSGFVPADNYLIDCGSLANTTVGNRVFLADNLASKYLSSPKDVVANVSLKSITSFDDSPLYQTARIFPESSKYTFSISHSGRHWIRLYFYPFVFGSYDLSKAKFSISAQNFALLTDFSVQNTTLKEFSVNVTSDSLVITFTPSSNSFAFLNAIEVVSVPDQLITDDVSSGSEKFQGLMNQALETAWRVNMGGPIVSFENDTLWRTWVPDQSFLVNENLAKDFSNIAAVKYDVGLATEDIAPQTVYGTLTEMNSADNPNSNFNVTWEFTVDPGFQYLVRFHFCDVVSKSLNQLYFNVYVDSSNVAPDLDLSTLTINKLAVPYYLDIVTASIVRNKLRISIGPSAVNNAYPNAILNGLEIMKMNNSAGSLSGTNSVSPSNSSSKSNVGVIVGASVGSFIAVALAGVLFVLCRRRKRLADQGHSKTWSPFSMNGTNSHTMGSKYSYGTTASAASNYSYRFPFGVVQEATNNFDESWVIGIGGFGKVYKGTLNDGTKVAVKRGNPRSQQGLAEFRTEIEMLSQFRHRHLVSLIGYCDDKNEMILIYEYMENGTLKGHLYGSGHPSLSWKQRLEICIGSARGLHYLHTGYAKAVIHRDVKSANILLDENLMAKVADFGLSKTGPEIDQTHVSTAVKGSFGYLDPEYFRRQQLTEKSDVYSFGVVLFEVLCARPVIDPSLPREMVNLAEWAMKWQKKGQLEQIIDSTLAGKIRPDSLRKFGETAEKCLADYGVDRPSMGDVLWNLEYALQLQETEIPGDAEENSTNMIGELSPQINNYSNVDTNDSAVQFEVSSVDDLSGVSMSKVFSQLVKSEGR, encoded by the coding sequence ATGATGGGTTGTTTTAAATTTGATCTGTTCATTTGGGTTTTATCCCTATTGTGTTTGGGATTGTTGTGTAGTGGATTTGTTCCTGCTGACAATTACCTTATAGACTGTGGATCACTTGCCAATACTACAGTGGGTAACCGTGTTTTTCTAGCTGATAACTTGGCTTCCAAATATCTTTCATCCCCAAAAGACGTTGTTGCCAATGTTTCTTTGAAATCAATCACTTCCTTTGATGATTCGCCGCTGTATCAGACAGCGCGAATCTTCCCCGAATCCTCTAAGTACACCTTTTCCATAAGCCATAGCGGTAGGCATTGGATCCGCCTTTACTTCTATCCGTTTGTTTTCGGTAGTTATGATCTGAGCAAGGCGAAGTTCTCCATTTCCGCCCAAAACTTTGCCCTCCTTACTGATTTCAGTGTTCAAAACACTACTCTTAAAGAATTTTCGGTGAACGTGACTTCAGATAGCCTTGTTATCACCTTCACCCCTTCCAGCAACTCGTTTGCATTCCTAAATGCTATAGAAGTTGTTTCAGTCCCCGACCAACTCATCACTGATGATGTCAGCTCTGGGTCAGAGAAATTCCAGGGTTTGATGAATCAGGCTCTGGAGACAGCTTGGAGGGTGAATATGGGTGGACCAATAGTGTCTTTTGAGAATGATACCCTGTGGCGAACTTGGGTTCCTGACCAAAGTTTTCTAGTAAATGAGAACCTTGCAAAAGATTTTTCGAACATTGCTGCTGTTAAGTATGATGTTGGTTTGGCAACTGAGGACATTGCTCCACAAACTGTCTATGGAACCCTTACTGAGATGAACTCGGCAGATAATCCAAACAGCAATTTCAATGTTACCTGGGAGTTCACGGTGGATCCAGGATTCCAATACCTTGTTCGATTTCACTTTTGCGATGTAGTAAGTAAATCTCTCAATCAGCTGTACTTCAATGTTTATGTTGACTCTTCCAATGTTGCTCCAGATCTTGATCTGAGTACTTTGACAATCAATAAGTTGGCTGTGCCATATTATCTGGACATTGTTACAGCGTCCATTGTCAGAAATAAGCTGCGTATTAGTATTGGCCCTTCTGCTGTAAACAATGCTTATCCCAATGCCATTCTAAATGGGCTCGAGATTATGAAAATGAACAACTCAGCAGGCAGCCTCAGTGGAACAAACTCAGTTTCTCCTTCGAATTCAAGTTCGAAAAGTAACGTTGGAGTAATTGTGGGTGCCAGCGTTGGGTCATTTATTGCAGTGGCGTTGGCTGGGGTTCTCTTTGTTCTgtgcagaagaaggaagagactGGCAGACCAAGGCCATTCAAAGACTTGGAGTCCCTTTTCCATGAATGGAACCAATTCTCACACCATGGGAAGTAAATACTCATATGGGACAACTGCTAGTGCTGCTTCTAACTATAGTTATCGTTTTCCTTTTGGGGTAGTACAGGAGGCTACGAATAACTTTGATGAGAGCTGGGTTATTGGAATCGGTGGTTTTGGGAAGGTATACAAAGGAACCTTGAACGATGGAACTAAAGTGGCTGTCAAGAGGGGAAATCCACGGTCTCAACAGGGACTTGCAGAGTTCAGGACTGAAATTGAGATGCTATCTCAGTTCCGTCACCGCCATCTTGTCTCATTGATTGGGTATTGTGATGACAAGAATGAGATGATTCTGATATATGAATATATGGAGAACGGAACCCTGAAGGGTCATCTCTATGGCTCAGGTCACCCCAGCTTAAGTTGGAAACAAAGGCTTGAAATATGCATTGGATCTGCTAGAGGACTTCACTACCTTCACACTGGTTATGCAAAAGCAGTTATCCATCGTGATGTGAAATCCGCAAACATCTTGCTTGATGAGAACCTCATGGCCAAGGTTGCTGATTTTGGGCTTTCTAAGACGGGGCCTGAAATCGATCAAACCCATGTCAGTACAGCAGTTAAAGGGAGTTTTGGATACCTTGATCCTGAATATTTTAGAAGGCAACAACTGACAGAGAAATCAGATGTGTATTCATTTGGGGTGGTTTTGTTTGAGGTTCTTTGTGCAAGACCTGTTATAGATCCGTCTCTTCCGAGGGAAATGGTGAACTTGGCTGAATGGGCAATGAAATGGCAGAAGAAGGGGCAGTTGGAGCAAATCATAGATTCAACTCTTGCAGGCAAAATCAGACCAGATTCTCTGAGGAAATTTGGAGAAACCGCCGAGAAATGCTTGGCTGACTATGGTGTTGACAGGCCCTCCATGGGAGATGTGTTGTGGAATCTAGAGTATGCCCTTCAACTCCAAGAGACAGAAATTCCAGGTGACGCTGAAGAAAATAGTACCAATATGATTGGGGAGCTATCCCCACAAATCAACAATTACAGTAACGTCGATACAAATGACTCTGCTGTGCAATTTGAAGTCTCGAGTGTGGATGATCTTTCAGGTGTTTCTATGAGTAAAGTGTTCTCACAGCTGGTGAAGTCCGAGGGTAGGTAA
- the LOC103421673 gene encoding putative pentatricopeptide repeat-containing protein At1g12700, mitochondrial → MMRATTISSSLNVGYGIASRLRGMLPVPCFLHKSTLFLFFNVYLAPFHSRLSYPTKSKNTQLRRLVKVTNLDDALHLFDEMLQMRPLPSVVRFTQVLTQVATLKHYSAVISLNDQMELSGIRPDVYTLNIVINCFSHLNQMEFGLSVLGKFFKLGFEPDVMTFNTLINGFLLQNREADAVGILNKMMESGNCKPNMVTFGTLVKGLCMKGNNIAAIQLLRKMEEGGCKPNIVSYNTIIDSLCKDTMVVDALNLFSEMMSKCIDPDIITYTSLIHGVCKLGEWKEAARLLNEMVSKGIFPNLQTFNVLVDTLCKEGLVGKAKSIVKLMTQRGIEPDTVTYNSLMDGYCLRGEMREAKKVLKLMLSKGYTVNAYSYSILINGYCKHRRIDEALMLFEEMSSSRVIPNVVTYTTLMDGFCNVGRTQDAQKLFSQMQACGHFPDVQTYAVLLGGLCKNQQFPEAIQLLRDMEGKNLEPDIVIYAILIEELCIGGKVDSARDLFRNLSSRGVQPNTRTYNIMIGGLCNGGLTNEAVKLLKEMEEKGCSPNGWTYNIIIRGFFNNNEPSEAMGLIQQMVGKGFSADASTTELIIDLLSTDKVDPALLPLIDRS, encoded by the coding sequence ATGATGCGGGCGACGACAATTTCTTCTTCATTGAATGTTGGTTATGGCATCGCCAGCAGACTGAGAGGTATGTTGCCTGTGCCTTGTTTTCTTCATAAATCTACTCTTTTTCTGTTCTTCAACGTTTACTTGGCTCCGTTTCACTCTCGACTTTCTTATCCAACCAAATCTAAAAACACCCAATTGCGTCGGCTTGTCAAAGTCACTAATCTTGACGATGCACTCCATCTGTTCGACGAAATGCTTCAAATGCGTCCTCTGCCTTCCGTCGTCCGTTTCACTCAAGTCTTGACTCAAGTCGCCACGTTGAAACATTATTCGGCAGTCATCTCGCTGAATGACCAAATGGAGCTGTCGGGAATTCGTCCTGATGTTTATACTCTAAACATCGTCATTAATTGCTTTTCCCATCTCAACCAAATGGAATTTGGTTTATCTGTCTTGGGAAAATTCTTCAAACTTGGTTTTGAACCTGATGTCATGACCTTCAACACTCTAATCAACGGATTCCTTCTTCAGAATAGAGAGGCTGATGCCGTCGGGATTCTGAATAAAATGATGGAGAGTGGTAATTGTAAGCCCAATATGGTTACTTTCGGCACACTAGTAAAGGGTCTGTGCATGAAAGGTAACAATATTGCAGCTATTCAACTACTTAGGAAAATGGAAGAGGGAGGTTGCAAGCCTAACATTGTTTCCTATAACACGATCATCGACAGTCTATGCAAGGATACTATGGTTGTTGATGCTTTGAACCTTTTCTCTGAAATGATGAGTAAATGTATTGACCCCGACATCATTACCTATACTTCTTTGATTCATGGAGTATGCAAATTAGGGGAGTGGAAAGAAGCTGCGAGACTGTTGAATGAAATGGTGAGCAAAGGTATTTTTCCAAATCTGCAAACCTTCAATGTATTGGTAGACACCCTTTGTAAGGAGGGCTTGGTCGGGAAAGCAAAAAGCATTGTCAAATTGATGACTCAAAGAGGTATTGAGCCTGACACAGTTACTTATAATTCTCTTATGGATGGTTATTGCTTGCGAGGAGAAATGCGTGAGGCGAAAAAGGTTTTGAAACTAATGCTCAGCAAGGGCTACACAGTTAATGCTTATAGTTACAGCATATTGATAAATGGCTATTGTAAGCATAGAAGGATCGATGAGGCACTGATGCTTTTTGAGGAAATGTCTAGTAGCAGAGTCATTCCAAATGTCGTTACTTACACCACTCTCATGGACGGTTTTTGCAATGTAGGGAGAACACAAGATGCACAAAAGTTGTTCTCTCAGATGCAAGCTTGCGGCCATTTTCCAGATGTTCAAACCTATGCTGTTTTATTGGGTGGCCTGTGTAAAAACCAACAATTTCCCGAGGCAATACAATTGTTAAGAGATATGGAAGGTAAGAATTTAGAGCCAGATATTGTGATTTACGCTATTCTTATTGAAGAATTGTGCATTGGTGGGAAAGTTGACTCTGCGAGGGATCTCTTTCGAAATTTATCTTCAAGAGGTGTTCAACCTAATACCAGGACGTATAACATAATGATTGGTGGATTGTGCAACGGAGGGCTAACAAACGAAGCGGtaaaattacttaaagaaaTGGAAGAGAAAGGTTGTTCTCCAAATGGTTGGACCTATAACATAATCATTCGAGGCTTTTTCAATAACAATGAGCCATCAGAAGCGATGGGACTTATTCAACAAATGGTGGGGAAGGGTTTTTCTGCAGATGCGTCAACTACggaattgataattgatttgTTGTCTACTGATAAAGTAGATCCTGCTTTGTTGCCATTGATAGACAGATCGTAA
- the LOC139194638 gene encoding uncharacterized protein → MRAILSKPDLSGRITKWAIELSSFDIKYRPRSAAKGQVIADFLVECYPRESLQSECEEIAKVDPSEIKWELYVDGSSNQVGVGVGIILISPEGIDLECSVRLDFPASNNVVEYEALVLGLKLAKQLKISCLTVHSDSQLIVGQATEEYTTKNARMQAYQQLVKGLVNGFKYFELKQIPREMNEKVDQLAYATSAAQENLRVAEVEYLHSPSIEAVQSDVMQIDEQRLRFENPLPEQA, encoded by the coding sequence ATGAGGGCTATCTTATCTAAACCGGACTTATCAGGAAGAATTACGAAGTGGGCCATCGAACTTAGTTCCTTTGACATAAAGTATCGGCCTCGAAGCGCAGCCAAAGGACAGGTAATTGCTGACTTTCTTGTAGAGTGTTATCCTCGTGAAAGTTTGCAGAGTGAATGTGAAGAAATTGCAAAAGTCGACCCTAGTGAGATTAAATGGGAGCTTTATGTGGATGGGTCATCCAATCAAGTAGGAGTTGGGGTAGGGATCATTTTAATTTCTCCTGAAGGTATAGACTTAGAATGTTCTGTTCGGTTGGATTTTCCTGCATCAAACAACGTGGTGGAATACGAAGCCCTGGTACTAGGCCTTAAACTTGCAAAACAATTGAAGATAAGCTGTCTTACCGTGCATAGTGATTCACAACTCATCGTCGGCCAAGCAACTGAAGAGTATACGACTAAAAATGCGAGGATGCAGGCATATCAGCAACTGGTTAAAGGGCTAGTGAATGGATTCAAGTATTTCGAGCTGAAGCAAATACCTAGAGAGATGAACGAAAAAGTAGATCAGTTAGCGTACGCGACGTCAGCCGCACAAGAGAACCTGCGGGTGGCCGAAGTAGAATATCTGCACTCCCCGAGTATCGAAGCAGTGCAATCAGACGTGATGCAAATCGACGAGCAAAGGTTGAGATTTGAAAACCCGTTGCCAGAGCAAGCTTAA
- the LOC108170187 gene encoding putative pentatricopeptide repeat-containing protein At1g12700, mitochondrial, protein MLQMRPLPSVGRFNQVLTQVAKLKHYSAVISLNDQMELSGIRPDVYTLSIIINCFSHLNQMEFGLSVLGKFLKLGFEPNVATFTTLINGYLLQNREADAVGILNKLMESGNCKPNVVTFGTLVKGLCMKGNNTEAIQLLRKMEGGGCKPNIVIYSTIIDSLCKDTMVVDAMNLFSEMMSKCIDPDIITYNSLIHGVCKLGEWKEAARLFNEMVSKGIFPNLRTFTVLVDTLCKEGLVGKAKSMVEMMTQRDIEPDAVTYNSLMDGYCLRGEMREAKKVLELMLRKGYTVNAYSYNILINGYCKHRRIDEAVLLFEEISSCRVALNVITYTILMDGFCKVGRVQHAQKLFSQMQASGQLPNVQTYAVLLDGLCKNKQFPEAIQLLRDMEGKKLEPDIVIYAILIEGLCIGGKVDSARDLFRNLSSRGVQPNTRTYNIMIGGLCNGGLTNEAVKLLNEMKEKGCSPNGWTYNIIIRGFFNNNEPSEAMGLIQQMVGKGFSADASTTELIIDLLSKDKVDPALLPLIERS, encoded by the coding sequence ATGCTTCAAATGCGTCCTCTGCCTTCCGTCGGCCGATTCAATCAAGTCTTGACTCAAGTTGCCAAGTTGAAACATTATTCGGCAGTCATCTCGCTGAATGACCAAATGGAGCTGTCGGGAATTCGTCCTGATGTTTATACTCTAAGCATCATCATTAATTGCTTTTCCCATCTCAACCAAATGGAATTTGGTTTATCTGTCTTGGGAAAATTCCTCAAACTTGGTTTTGAACCGAATGTGGCGACCTTCACCACTCTAATCAACGGATACCTTCTTCAGAATAGAGAGGCTGATGCTGTCGGGATTCTGAATAAACTGATGGAGAGTGGTAATTGTAAGCCCAATGTGGTTACTTTTGGCACACTAGTAAAGGGCCTTTGCATGAAAGGTAACAACACTGAAGCTATTCAACTACTTAGGAAAATGGAAGGAGGAGGTTGCAAGCCTAACATTGTCATTTACAGCACGATCATCGACAGTCTTTGTAAGGATACTATGGTGGTTGATGCGATGAACCTTTTCTCTGAAATGATGAGTAAATGTATTGACCCCGACATAATTACCTATAATTCTTTGATTCATGGAGTATGCAAATTAGGGGAGTGGAAAGAAGCTGCGAGATTGTTTAATGAAATGGTGAGCAAAGGTATTTTTCCAAATCTGCGAACCTTCACTGTCTTGGTAGACACCCTTTGTAAGGAGGGCTTGGTCGGGAAAGCAAAAAGCATGGTCGAAATGATGACGCAAAGAGATATTGAGCCTGACGCTGTTACTTATAATTCTCTTATGGATGGTTATTGCTTGCGAGGAGAAATGCGTGAGGCGAAAAAGGTTTTGGAACTAATGCTCAGAAAGGGCTACACAGTTAATGCTTATAGTTACAACATACTGATAAACGGATATTGTAAGCACAGAAGGATAGATGAGGCGGTGTTGCTTTTTGAGGAAATATCTAGTTGCAGAGTCGCTCTGAATGTCATTACTTATACCATTCTCATGGACGGTTTTTGCAAAGTAGGGAGAGTACAACATGCACAAAAGTTGTTCTCTCAGATGCAAGCTAGTGGGCAGCTTCCAAATGTTCAAACCTATGCTGTTTTATTGGATGGCCTGTGTAAAAACAAACAATTTCCCGAGGCAATACAATTGTTAAGAGATATGGAAGGTAAGAAGTTAGAGCCAGATATTGTGATTTACGCTATTCTTATTGAAGGATTGTGCATTGGTGGGAAAGTTGACTCTGCAAGGGATCTCTTTCGAAATTTATCTTCAAGAGGTGTTCAACCTAATACCAGGACGTATAACATAATGATTGGTGGATTGTGCAACGGAGGGCTAACAAACGAAGCGGTAAAATTACTTAACGAAATGAAAGAGAAAGGTTGTTCTCCAAATGGTTGGACCTATAACATAATCATTCGAGGCTTTTTCAATAACAATGAGCCATCAGAAGCGATGGGACTTATTCAACAAATGGTGGGGAAGGGTTTTTCTGCAGATGCGTCAACTACggaattgataattgatttgTTGTCTAAAGATAAAGTAGATCCTGCTTTGTTGCCATTGATAGAAAGATCGTAA
- the LOC139187695 gene encoding putative pentatricopeptide repeat-containing protein At1g12700, mitochondrial isoform X1, whose amino-acid sequence MLDEMLQMRPLPSVVRFTQVLTQVAKLKHYSAVISLNDQMGLLGIGPDAYTLNIIINCFSQLNQMGFGLSVLGKFFKLGFEPNVATFTTLIHGFLLQNREADAVGILNKMMESGTCKPNVVTFGTLIKGLCMKGNNTGSIQLLKKMEEAGCKPDIVVYNTIIDSLCKDTMLVDAMNLFSEMMSKGIDPDVITYTSLIHGVCKLWGSKEAMRLFNEMVSKGIFPTLHTFNILVDTRCKEGLVGEAKSIVELMTQRGIEPDTVTYNSLMDGYCLRGEMDEAKKVLELMLSKGSIVDAYSYNILINGYCKHKRIDEAVLLFEEISSSRVIPNVVIYTTLMDGFCKVGRTQDAQKLFSQMHACGHFPDVQTYAVLLGGLCKNQQFPEAIQLLRDMESKKLEPNIVIYAILIGGLCIGGKVESARDLFRSLSSRGLQPNTRTYNIMIGGFCNGGLTNEAIKLLKEMEEKGCYPDGCTYNIIIRGLFNNNEPSEAIGLIQQMVGKGFSADASTTELIIDLLSKDKVDPALLPLIDRS is encoded by the coding sequence ATGCTCGACGAAATGCTTCAAATGCGTCCTCTGCCTTCCGTCGTCCGTTTCACTCAAGTCTTGACTCAAGTCGCCAAGTTGAAACATTATTCGGCAGTCATCTCGCTGAATGACCAAATGGGCCTGTTGGGAATTGGTCCTGATGCTTACACTCTAAACATTATCATTAATTGCTTTTCTCAGTTGAACCAAATGGGGTTTGGTTTGTCTGTCTTGGGAAAATTCTTCAAACTTGGTTTTGAACCGAATGTTGCGACCTTCACCACTCTAATCCACGGATTCCTTCTTCAGAATAGAGAGGCCGATGCTGTTGGGATTCTGAATAAAATGATGGAGAGTGGTACATGTAAGCCCAATGTGGTTACTTTCGGCACACTAATAAAGGGCCTTTGCATGAAAGGTAACAACACTGGATCTATACAATTGCTTAAGAAGATGGAAGAAGCAGGTTGCAAGCCTGACATAGTTGTCTACAACACAATCATCGACAGTCTTTGTAAGGACACTATGCTTGTTGATGCGATGAACCTCTTCTCTGAAATGATGAGTAAAGGTATTGACCCCGATGTCATTACATATACTTCTTTGATTCATGGAGTATGCAAATTATGGGGGTCGAAAGAAGCTATGAGATTGTTTAATGAAATGGTGAGCAAAGGTATATTTCCAACTCTGCACACCTTCAATATCTTGGTAGACACCCGTTGTAAAGAGGGCTTGGTTGGGGAAGCAAAAAGCATTGTCGAATTGATGACTCAAAGAGGTATTGAGCCTGACACAGTTACTTATAATTCGCTCATGGATGGTTATTGCTTGCGAGGGGAAATGGATGAGGCAAAAAAGGTTTTGGAACTAATGCTTAGCAAGGGATCCATTGTTGATGCTTATAGTTACAACATATTGATAAATGGCTATTGTAAGCATAAAAGGATAGATGAGGCGGTGTTACTTTTTGAGGAAATTTCTAGTAGCAGAGTCATTCCAAATGTCGTTATTTACACCACTCTCATGGACGGTTTTTGCAAAGTAGGGAGAACACAAGATGCACAAAAGTTGTTCTCTCAGATGCATGCTTGCGGCCATTTTCCAGATGTTCAAACCTATGCTGTTTTATTGGGTGGCCTGTGTAAAAACCAACAATTTCCTGAGGCAATACAATTGTTAAGAGATATGGAGAGTAAGAAGTTAGAGCCAAATATTGTGATTTACGCTATTCTAATTGGAGGATTGTGCATTGGTGGGAAAGTTGAATCTGCAAGGGATCTCTTTCGCAGTTTATCATCAAGAGGTCTTCAACCTAATACCAGGACATATAACATAATGATTGGTGGATTTTGCAACGGAGGGCTAACAAACGAAGcgataaaattacttaaagaaaTGGAAGAGAAAGGTTGTTATCCAGATGGTTGTACCTATAACATAATCATCCGAGGCCTTTTCAATAACAATGAGCCATCGGAAGCGATAGGACTTATTCAACAAATGGTGGGGAAGGGTTTTTCTGCAGATGCGTCAACTACggaattgataattgatttgTTGTCTAAAGATAAAGTAGATCCTGCTTTGTTGCCATTGATAGACAGATCGTAA
- the LOC139187695 gene encoding putative pentatricopeptide repeat-containing protein At1g12700, mitochondrial isoform X2, with the protein MMESGTCKPNVVTFGTLIKGLCMKGNNTGSIQLLKKMEEAGCKPDIVVYNTIIDSLCKDTMLVDAMNLFSEMMSKGIDPDVITYTSLIHGVCKLWGSKEAMRLFNEMVSKGIFPTLHTFNILVDTRCKEGLVGEAKSIVELMTQRGIEPDTVTYNSLMDGYCLRGEMDEAKKVLELMLSKGSIVDAYSYNILINGYCKHKRIDEAVLLFEEISSSRVIPNVVIYTTLMDGFCKVGRTQDAQKLFSQMHACGHFPDVQTYAVLLGGLCKNQQFPEAIQLLRDMESKKLEPNIVIYAILIGGLCIGGKVESARDLFRSLSSRGLQPNTRTYNIMIGGFCNGGLTNEAIKLLKEMEEKGCYPDGCTYNIIIRGLFNNNEPSEAIGLIQQMVGKGFSADASTTELIIDLLSKDKVDPALLPLIDRS; encoded by the coding sequence ATGATGGAGAGTGGTACATGTAAGCCCAATGTGGTTACTTTCGGCACACTAATAAAGGGCCTTTGCATGAAAGGTAACAACACTGGATCTATACAATTGCTTAAGAAGATGGAAGAAGCAGGTTGCAAGCCTGACATAGTTGTCTACAACACAATCATCGACAGTCTTTGTAAGGACACTATGCTTGTTGATGCGATGAACCTCTTCTCTGAAATGATGAGTAAAGGTATTGACCCCGATGTCATTACATATACTTCTTTGATTCATGGAGTATGCAAATTATGGGGGTCGAAAGAAGCTATGAGATTGTTTAATGAAATGGTGAGCAAAGGTATATTTCCAACTCTGCACACCTTCAATATCTTGGTAGACACCCGTTGTAAAGAGGGCTTGGTTGGGGAAGCAAAAAGCATTGTCGAATTGATGACTCAAAGAGGTATTGAGCCTGACACAGTTACTTATAATTCGCTCATGGATGGTTATTGCTTGCGAGGGGAAATGGATGAGGCAAAAAAGGTTTTGGAACTAATGCTTAGCAAGGGATCCATTGTTGATGCTTATAGTTACAACATATTGATAAATGGCTATTGTAAGCATAAAAGGATAGATGAGGCGGTGTTACTTTTTGAGGAAATTTCTAGTAGCAGAGTCATTCCAAATGTCGTTATTTACACCACTCTCATGGACGGTTTTTGCAAAGTAGGGAGAACACAAGATGCACAAAAGTTGTTCTCTCAGATGCATGCTTGCGGCCATTTTCCAGATGTTCAAACCTATGCTGTTTTATTGGGTGGCCTGTGTAAAAACCAACAATTTCCTGAGGCAATACAATTGTTAAGAGATATGGAGAGTAAGAAGTTAGAGCCAAATATTGTGATTTACGCTATTCTAATTGGAGGATTGTGCATTGGTGGGAAAGTTGAATCTGCAAGGGATCTCTTTCGCAGTTTATCATCAAGAGGTCTTCAACCTAATACCAGGACATATAACATAATGATTGGTGGATTTTGCAACGGAGGGCTAACAAACGAAGcgataaaattacttaaagaaaTGGAAGAGAAAGGTTGTTATCCAGATGGTTGTACCTATAACATAATCATCCGAGGCCTTTTCAATAACAATGAGCCATCGGAAGCGATAGGACTTATTCAACAAATGGTGGGGAAGGGTTTTTCTGCAGATGCGTCAACTACggaattgataattgatttgTTGTCTAAAGATAAAGTAGATCCTGCTTTGTTGCCATTGATAGACAGATCGTAA
- the LOC103427201 gene encoding pentatricopeptide repeat-containing protein At3g22470, mitochondrial-like, producing the protein MLVDAMNLFSEMMSKGIDPDVITYTSLIHGVCKLWGSKEATRLFNEMVSKGIFPTLHTFNVLVDSLCKEGLVGEAKSIVELMTERGIEPDTVTYNSLMDGYCLRGEMNEAKKVLELMLSKGSIVDAYSYNILINGYCKHRRIDEAVLLFEEISSSRVIPNVVIYTTLMDGFCKVGRTQDAQKLFSQMQACGHFPDVQTYAVLLGGLCKNQQFPEAIQLLRDMESKKLEPNIVIYAILIGGLCIGGKVESARDLFRSLSSRGLQPNTRTYNIMIGGFCNGGLTNEAVKLLKEMEEKGCSPNGWTYNIIIRGFFNNNELSEAMGLIQQMVGKGFSAYASTTKLIIDLLSKDKVDPALLPLIDRS; encoded by the coding sequence ATGCTTGTTGATGCGATGAACCTTTTCTCTGAAATGATGAGTAAAGGTATTGACCCCGATGTCATTACATATACTTCTTTGATTCATGGAGTATGCAAATTATGGGGGTCGAAAGAAGCTACGAGATTGTTTAATGAAATGGTGAGCAAAGGCATATTTCCAACTCTGCACACCTTCAATGTCTTGGTAGACAGCCTTTGTAAAGAGGGCTTGGTTGGGGAAGCAAAAAGCATTGTCGAATTGATGACTGAAAGAGGTATTGAGCCTGACACAGTTACTTATAATTCGCTCATGGATGGTTATTGCTTGCGAGGGGAAATGAATGAGGCAAAAAAGGTTTTGGAACTAATGCTTAGCAAGGGATCCATTGTTGATGCTTATAGTTACAACATATTGATAAATGGCTATTGTAAGCATAGAAGGATAGATGAGGCGGTGTTGCTTTTTGAGGAAATTTCTAGTAGCAGAGTCATTCCAAATGTCGTTATTTACACCACTCTCATGGACGGTTTTTGCAAAGTAGGGAGAACACAAGATGCACAAAAGTTGTTCTCTCAGATGCAAGCTTGCGGCCATTTTCCAGATGTTCAAACCTATGCTGTTTTATTGGGTGGCCTGTGTAAAAACCAACAATTTCCCGAGGCAATACAATTGTTAAGAGATATGGAGAGTAAGAAGTTAGAGCCAAATATTGTGATTTACGCTATTCTAATTGGAGGATTGTGCATTGGTGGGAAAGTTGAATCTGCAAGGGATCTCTTTCGCAGTTTATCATCAAGAGGTCTTCAACCTAATACCAGGACATATAACATAATGATTGGTGGATTTTGCAACGGAGGGCTAACAAACGAAGCAGtaaaattacttaaagaaaTGGAAGAGAAAGGTTGTTCTCCAAATGGTTGGACCTATAACATAATCATCCGAGGCTTTTTCAATAACAATGAGCTATCAGAAGCGATGGGACTTATTCAACAAATGGTGGGGAAGGGTTTTTCTGCATATGCGTCGACTACGAAATTGATAATTGATTTGTTGTCTAAAGATAAAGTAGATCCTGCTTTGTTGCCATTGATAGACAGATCGTAG